In one Rhodococcus sp. B50 genomic region, the following are encoded:
- a CDS encoding TIGR02678 family protein encodes MRARSIPSVELDSYQRAARLVLTHHLVTATFPDRTALATVRRWATELRDDLLATFGYRLEVTETTARLFTVADRLDAGAGTSTHTGRPFDRRRYAYLALAIAALGRGAGQITLSELAEHVASEASRVDGVELDTERAADRDAFVDAVTWLGVRGAITLADGDAGGWANDPERGEALYDVDRAVVHAVFRPPRALQHLESVRGLLGNAGAPQSDTSEVRRRVRRALVQRPVVYADDLDEDEALQLALRRTTDEVELLTGSVCERRAEGVALVDTSGRLSDVRFPNTGTVAQVALLLAGEMCDRILDPDAPAPPRLPVPAEAHDALVAAVDTAIPTSTVFTPLAVSDTPIPHEQAENDIRAPLEHPLLEDSWLAGTVGHLVDIYGRTFAAQWQADPAGLTEAAVDMLDRLRLVARVPGGVLALPALARFRGVTVSVRERDPEIDLFPETTPETVPDPDTTPTEIS; translated from the coding sequence ATGAGAGCGCGTTCGATCCCGTCGGTCGAGTTGGATTCGTATCAACGTGCGGCCCGACTGGTGCTCACCCACCATCTCGTCACCGCGACTTTCCCCGACCGGACGGCGCTGGCGACGGTGCGCCGCTGGGCCACCGAGTTGCGGGACGACCTGCTGGCCACCTTCGGATACCGGCTCGAGGTCACCGAGACCACCGCGCGGCTGTTCACCGTCGCCGATCGCCTCGACGCGGGTGCAGGCACGTCGACGCACACGGGTCGGCCGTTCGACCGTCGCCGGTACGCCTATCTGGCATTGGCGATCGCGGCGCTCGGTCGTGGTGCCGGGCAGATCACTCTGTCCGAACTCGCCGAGCACGTCGCCTCCGAGGCGAGCCGGGTGGACGGTGTCGAGCTCGACACCGAACGTGCCGCCGATCGCGATGCCTTCGTCGATGCCGTGACCTGGCTCGGTGTGCGCGGCGCGATCACCCTCGCCGACGGGGATGCCGGTGGATGGGCGAACGATCCCGAGCGCGGCGAAGCGCTCTACGATGTCGATCGTGCGGTCGTGCACGCCGTGTTCCGGCCGCCGCGGGCGTTGCAGCATCTCGAATCGGTACGCGGTCTGCTCGGCAATGCCGGTGCCCCGCAATCGGATACGTCGGAGGTTCGGCGGCGGGTGAGACGCGCATTGGTGCAGCGTCCCGTGGTCTACGCCGATGATCTCGACGAGGACGAGGCGCTGCAGTTGGCGTTGCGCCGCACCACCGACGAGGTGGAGCTGCTGACCGGCTCGGTTTGTGAGCGTCGCGCCGAAGGCGTTGCGCTGGTGGACACTTCGGGACGGTTGTCGGACGTCCGGTTCCCGAACACCGGGACGGTCGCGCAGGTCGCCCTGCTGCTGGCCGGGGAGATGTGCGACCGCATCCTCGATCCCGACGCCCCGGCCCCACCCCGATTGCCCGTCCCCGCGGAGGCGCACGACGCCCTCGTCGCGGCGGTCGATACCGCGATCCCGACGTCGACGGTGTTCACCCCGCTCGCGGTGTCCGACACTCCGATCCCGCACGAGCAGGCCGAGAACGACATCCGCGCACCGCTCGAACACCCTTTGCTCGAGGATTCGTGGTTGGCAGGCACCGTCGGGCATCTCGTCGACATCTACGGCCGGACCTTCGCCGCGCAGTGGCAGGCCGACCCCGCCGGACTGACCGAGGCCGCGGTGGACATGCTCGACAGGCTGCGCCTGGTGGCCCGGGTACCCGGCGGCGTGCTCGCCCTGCCGGCGCTGGCCCGATTCCGCGGCGTGACGGTCAGTGTGCGCGAACGAGATCCGGAAATCGACCTCTTCCCCGAGACCACACCGGAAACAGTCCCCGACCCCGACACGACCCCGACGGAGATCTCATGA